A genomic stretch from Aedes albopictus strain Foshan chromosome 2, AalbF5, whole genome shotgun sequence includes:
- the LOC109408007 gene encoding uncharacterized protein LOC109408007 isoform X2 — MLLGHTMVERIEVEHLIEYFISLETKRHRRKMVVHPDPLRSRVRYWLNDIVDEMRKKSPASVQKWVDSIQIPGQAGPSAEPGTSSAELAGGSHHHHDAYAAEPSGLAESGGESGSELDRESNEDVLRVDVPVSTTSDEEFMPSTSPQVEHRSDAGSAMSIKSLLSKKSLLEKFSRSHTNLQEQELAGQDSVDHPAEDEPRKSASLASIGKIKINEFYDKLSMNKAKYNLMKAKKIDIRNMLGAGKDSVAKQREQPEPEVLRPDEEKEDMEATVVESITVEDGSDLKQQQSEASSKLSTGDIYEFSFDESFPKDEDLPDVSEDEEKENLELPTPVYDTYLNPPKAYHRMGIGKIGRSSSENPRANNKRYNLLDIGRSFSEMNDDDNFVISECNNSCPNPSSLNTSSSINNSSSNILARSVPVSPIPRTSSKISIQQESSLAESPRRRSAMLMKESSLQSDSSRCSSVESLLNARKPDPERILLNLGFGPAPHSTDVLSKIPKRFLKPSQVRGVDTEAFLRQQQLSMHIHENSVLGYRGLVGNPHIPPSMIVAKIMERFQENERGRLVRTSTLAYGTSVEMSTSAPTGGGGIGLGGVGIGGHIESRNSSGPPSPILIPRHASLASEGRV, encoded by the exons ATGCTCCTTGGGCATACTATGGTCGAAAGGATCGAGGTGGAACACCTTATCGAGTACTTTATTTCGCTGGAAACGAAACGCCACCGGCGTAAAATGGTAGTCCATCCTGATCCAC TTCGGTCCCGGGTGCGCTACTGGCTCAACGACATCGTCGATGAGATGCGCAAGAAGAGTCCCGCCTCGGTCCAGAAATGGGTCGACTCGATACAGATCCCTGGCCAGGCCGGACCCAGTGCCGAACCGGGGACATCCTCGGCCGAGCTAGCAGGAGGGTCACACCACCATCACGACGCCTATGCGGCTGAACCGTCCGGCTTAGCCGAATCGGGCGGCGAATCCGGTTCCGAGCTGGATCGCGAAAGCAATGAAGATGTACTTAGGGTTGATGTTCCTGTGTCTACTACCTCCGACGAGGAGTTTATGCCCTCCACAAGTCCCCAAGTGGAACACCGAAGCGACGCCGGTTCGGCCATGTCCATAAAGAGTTTGCTCTCGAAGAAGAGCCTACTGGAGAAGTTTAGTCGCAGTCACACCAATCTGCAGGAACAGGAGTTGGCTGGGCAAGACTCGGTTGACCATCCAGCGGAGGATGAACCGCGCAAAAGCGCGTCGCTGGCCTCCATCGGTAAGATCAAAATCAACGAGTTCTATGACAAGCTTAGCATGAACAAGGCAAAGTACAATCTGATGAAGGCCAAGAAGATCGACATCCGTAACATGCTTGGGGCTGGTAAGGACAGTGTCGCAAAGCAAAGAGAACAACCGGAACCGGAAGTTTTGAGGCCTGATGAAGAAAAGGAAGACATGGAAGCAACTGTTGTGGAGTCCATTACCGTGGAAGACGGGAGTGACTTGAAGCAACAACAATCAGAG GCAAGCAGCAAGCTCAGTACCGGAGACATTTATGAGTTTTCATTCGATGAATCGTTCCCGAAGGACGAAGATCTACCGGACGTCAGCGAGGACGAAGAGAAGGAAAATCTGGAACTGCCGACGCCGGTGTACGACACCTACTTGAACCCACCGAAGGCGTATCACCGAATGGGTATCGGTAAGATTGGTCGCAGTTCGAGTGAAAATCCTCGCGCCAACAACAAGCGCTATAATCTGCTGGACATCGGTCGGAGTTTCAGCGAAATGAACGATGACGACAATTTCGTGATCAGCGAGTGCAATAACAGTTGTCCTAATCCGTCGTCGCTGAACACCAGTTCCAGCATCAACAACAGCAGTAGCAACATTCTGGCACGGTCCGTTCCGGTCAGTCCCATCCCGAGGACGTCCAGCAAGATTAGTATTCAACAGGAGAGCTCCCTAGCGGAATCGCCTCGACGACGAAGCGCCATGCTGATGAAGGAAAGCTCGCTGCAGTCCGATTCCAGCCGATGCTCCAGCGTTGAGAGCCTGTTGAATGCTCGAAAGCCGGACCCCGAACGGATACTGTTGAATTTGGGTTTCGGGCCGGCACCCCACAGCACCGATGTTCTGTCAAAGATTCCCAAAAG ATTCCTCAAGCCATCGCAAGTGCGGGGCGTCGATACGGAAGCCTTTCTGCGCCAACAGCAACTGTCAATGCACATTCACGAGAATAGCGTACTCGGCTATCGTGGATTGGTTG GAAACCCTCACATTCCACCATCGATGATAGTCGCCAAAATAATGGAGCGTTTCCAGGAGAACGAACGTGGCCGACTGGTACGCACTAGCACCCTGGCTTACGGAACCTCTGTCGAAATGTCCACCTCAGCACCCACCGGTGGCGGCGGCATCGGCCTAGGAGGGGTAGGAATAGGAGGCCACATCGAAAGCCGTAACTCGTCGGGGCCCCCCTCGCCAATCCTAATTCCGCGCCATGCATCTCTTGCCTCAGAAGGACGGGTCTAG
- the LOC109408007 gene encoding uncharacterized protein LOC109408007 isoform X1: MQSDGHDRDNCAAAGIDPVECDNTLHHPSSSSAAGTATGSGSANVRSRVRYWLNDIVDEMRKKSPASVQKWVDSIQIPGQAGPSAEPGTSSAELAGGSHHHHDAYAAEPSGLAESGGESGSELDRESNEDVLRVDVPVSTTSDEEFMPSTSPQVEHRSDAGSAMSIKSLLSKKSLLEKFSRSHTNLQEQELAGQDSVDHPAEDEPRKSASLASIGKIKINEFYDKLSMNKAKYNLMKAKKIDIRNMLGAGKDSVAKQREQPEPEVLRPDEEKEDMEATVVESITVEDGSDLKQQQSEASSKLSTGDIYEFSFDESFPKDEDLPDVSEDEEKENLELPTPVYDTYLNPPKAYHRMGIGKIGRSSSENPRANNKRYNLLDIGRSFSEMNDDDNFVISECNNSCPNPSSLNTSSSINNSSSNILARSVPVSPIPRTSSKISIQQESSLAESPRRRSAMLMKESSLQSDSSRCSSVESLLNARKPDPERILLNLGFGPAPHSTDVLSKIPKRFLKPSQVRGVDTEAFLRQQQLSMHIHENSVLGYRGLVGNPHIPPSMIVAKIMERFQENERGRLVRTSTLAYGTSVEMSTSAPTGGGGIGLGGVGIGGHIESRNSSGPPSPILIPRHASLASEGRV; the protein is encoded by the exons TTCGGTCCCGGGTGCGCTACTGGCTCAACGACATCGTCGATGAGATGCGCAAGAAGAGTCCCGCCTCGGTCCAGAAATGGGTCGACTCGATACAGATCCCTGGCCAGGCCGGACCCAGTGCCGAACCGGGGACATCCTCGGCCGAGCTAGCAGGAGGGTCACACCACCATCACGACGCCTATGCGGCTGAACCGTCCGGCTTAGCCGAATCGGGCGGCGAATCCGGTTCCGAGCTGGATCGCGAAAGCAATGAAGATGTACTTAGGGTTGATGTTCCTGTGTCTACTACCTCCGACGAGGAGTTTATGCCCTCCACAAGTCCCCAAGTGGAACACCGAAGCGACGCCGGTTCGGCCATGTCCATAAAGAGTTTGCTCTCGAAGAAGAGCCTACTGGAGAAGTTTAGTCGCAGTCACACCAATCTGCAGGAACAGGAGTTGGCTGGGCAAGACTCGGTTGACCATCCAGCGGAGGATGAACCGCGCAAAAGCGCGTCGCTGGCCTCCATCGGTAAGATCAAAATCAACGAGTTCTATGACAAGCTTAGCATGAACAAGGCAAAGTACAATCTGATGAAGGCCAAGAAGATCGACATCCGTAACATGCTTGGGGCTGGTAAGGACAGTGTCGCAAAGCAAAGAGAACAACCGGAACCGGAAGTTTTGAGGCCTGATGAAGAAAAGGAAGACATGGAAGCAACTGTTGTGGAGTCCATTACCGTGGAAGACGGGAGTGACTTGAAGCAACAACAATCAGAG GCAAGCAGCAAGCTCAGTACCGGAGACATTTATGAGTTTTCATTCGATGAATCGTTCCCGAAGGACGAAGATCTACCGGACGTCAGCGAGGACGAAGAGAAGGAAAATCTGGAACTGCCGACGCCGGTGTACGACACCTACTTGAACCCACCGAAGGCGTATCACCGAATGGGTATCGGTAAGATTGGTCGCAGTTCGAGTGAAAATCCTCGCGCCAACAACAAGCGCTATAATCTGCTGGACATCGGTCGGAGTTTCAGCGAAATGAACGATGACGACAATTTCGTGATCAGCGAGTGCAATAACAGTTGTCCTAATCCGTCGTCGCTGAACACCAGTTCCAGCATCAACAACAGCAGTAGCAACATTCTGGCACGGTCCGTTCCGGTCAGTCCCATCCCGAGGACGTCCAGCAAGATTAGTATTCAACAGGAGAGCTCCCTAGCGGAATCGCCTCGACGACGAAGCGCCATGCTGATGAAGGAAAGCTCGCTGCAGTCCGATTCCAGCCGATGCTCCAGCGTTGAGAGCCTGTTGAATGCTCGAAAGCCGGACCCCGAACGGATACTGTTGAATTTGGGTTTCGGGCCGGCACCCCACAGCACCGATGTTCTGTCAAAGATTCCCAAAAG ATTCCTCAAGCCATCGCAAGTGCGGGGCGTCGATACGGAAGCCTTTCTGCGCCAACAGCAACTGTCAATGCACATTCACGAGAATAGCGTACTCGGCTATCGTGGATTGGTTG GAAACCCTCACATTCCACCATCGATGATAGTCGCCAAAATAATGGAGCGTTTCCAGGAGAACGAACGTGGCCGACTGGTACGCACTAGCACCCTGGCTTACGGAACCTCTGTCGAAATGTCCACCTCAGCACCCACCGGTGGCGGCGGCATCGGCCTAGGAGGGGTAGGAATAGGAGGCCACATCGAAAGCCGTAACTCGTCGGGGCCCCCCTCGCCAATCCTAATTCCGCGCCATGCATCTCTTGCCTCAGAAGGACGGGTCTAG
- the LOC109408007 gene encoding uncharacterized protein LOC109408007 isoform X3, translating to MRKKSPASVQKWVDSIQIPGQAGPSAEPGTSSAELAGGSHHHHDAYAAEPSGLAESGGESGSELDRESNEDVLRVDVPVSTTSDEEFMPSTSPQVEHRSDAGSAMSIKSLLSKKSLLEKFSRSHTNLQEQELAGQDSVDHPAEDEPRKSASLASIGKIKINEFYDKLSMNKAKYNLMKAKKIDIRNMLGAGKDSVAKQREQPEPEVLRPDEEKEDMEATVVESITVEDGSDLKQQQSEASSKLSTGDIYEFSFDESFPKDEDLPDVSEDEEKENLELPTPVYDTYLNPPKAYHRMGIGKIGRSSSENPRANNKRYNLLDIGRSFSEMNDDDNFVISECNNSCPNPSSLNTSSSINNSSSNILARSVPVSPIPRTSSKISIQQESSLAESPRRRSAMLMKESSLQSDSSRCSSVESLLNARKPDPERILLNLGFGPAPHSTDVLSKIPKRFLKPSQVRGVDTEAFLRQQQLSMHIHENSVLGYRGLVGNPHIPPSMIVAKIMERFQENERGRLVRTSTLAYGTSVEMSTSAPTGGGGIGLGGVGIGGHIESRNSSGPPSPILIPRHASLASEGRV from the exons ATGCGCAAGAAGAGTCCCGCCTCGGTCCAGAAATGGGTCGACTCGATACAGATCCCTGGCCAGGCCGGACCCAGTGCCGAACCGGGGACATCCTCGGCCGAGCTAGCAGGAGGGTCACACCACCATCACGACGCCTATGCGGCTGAACCGTCCGGCTTAGCCGAATCGGGCGGCGAATCCGGTTCCGAGCTGGATCGCGAAAGCAATGAAGATGTACTTAGGGTTGATGTTCCTGTGTCTACTACCTCCGACGAGGAGTTTATGCCCTCCACAAGTCCCCAAGTGGAACACCGAAGCGACGCCGGTTCGGCCATGTCCATAAAGAGTTTGCTCTCGAAGAAGAGCCTACTGGAGAAGTTTAGTCGCAGTCACACCAATCTGCAGGAACAGGAGTTGGCTGGGCAAGACTCGGTTGACCATCCAGCGGAGGATGAACCGCGCAAAAGCGCGTCGCTGGCCTCCATCGGTAAGATCAAAATCAACGAGTTCTATGACAAGCTTAGCATGAACAAGGCAAAGTACAATCTGATGAAGGCCAAGAAGATCGACATCCGTAACATGCTTGGGGCTGGTAAGGACAGTGTCGCAAAGCAAAGAGAACAACCGGAACCGGAAGTTTTGAGGCCTGATGAAGAAAAGGAAGACATGGAAGCAACTGTTGTGGAGTCCATTACCGTGGAAGACGGGAGTGACTTGAAGCAACAACAATCAGAG GCAAGCAGCAAGCTCAGTACCGGAGACATTTATGAGTTTTCATTCGATGAATCGTTCCCGAAGGACGAAGATCTACCGGACGTCAGCGAGGACGAAGAGAAGGAAAATCTGGAACTGCCGACGCCGGTGTACGACACCTACTTGAACCCACCGAAGGCGTATCACCGAATGGGTATCGGTAAGATTGGTCGCAGTTCGAGTGAAAATCCTCGCGCCAACAACAAGCGCTATAATCTGCTGGACATCGGTCGGAGTTTCAGCGAAATGAACGATGACGACAATTTCGTGATCAGCGAGTGCAATAACAGTTGTCCTAATCCGTCGTCGCTGAACACCAGTTCCAGCATCAACAACAGCAGTAGCAACATTCTGGCACGGTCCGTTCCGGTCAGTCCCATCCCGAGGACGTCCAGCAAGATTAGTATTCAACAGGAGAGCTCCCTAGCGGAATCGCCTCGACGACGAAGCGCCATGCTGATGAAGGAAAGCTCGCTGCAGTCCGATTCCAGCCGATGCTCCAGCGTTGAGAGCCTGTTGAATGCTCGAAAGCCGGACCCCGAACGGATACTGTTGAATTTGGGTTTCGGGCCGGCACCCCACAGCACCGATGTTCTGTCAAAGATTCCCAAAAG ATTCCTCAAGCCATCGCAAGTGCGGGGCGTCGATACGGAAGCCTTTCTGCGCCAACAGCAACTGTCAATGCACATTCACGAGAATAGCGTACTCGGCTATCGTGGATTGGTTG GAAACCCTCACATTCCACCATCGATGATAGTCGCCAAAATAATGGAGCGTTTCCAGGAGAACGAACGTGGCCGACTGGTACGCACTAGCACCCTGGCTTACGGAACCTCTGTCGAAATGTCCACCTCAGCACCCACCGGTGGCGGCGGCATCGGCCTAGGAGGGGTAGGAATAGGAGGCCACATCGAAAGCCGTAACTCGTCGGGGCCCCCCTCGCCAATCCTAATTCCGCGCCATGCATCTCTTGCCTCAGAAGGACGGGTCTAG